The following DNA comes from Carassius auratus strain Wakin chromosome 46, ASM336829v1, whole genome shotgun sequence.
CAGCCAGCATGTGCAGCTGGGATAATGCCGGCGAATGCTGGGGGAGCTGCGGGTATCTGCTGGCCTGGAGGAGCAGTTGCTGGGAGCTGGAGATGGGCTGCCTCTGCAGAGCCGGGGTGGCGGGGCTGTGGGGGATGAGAGCTTGCGGCTGGAGGCTCTGACTGGCGGAAGGGGAAGATTTGGATTTGTTGGCCTCCTTTACATCGTTGTCGTGAGCcctgaaaaaataaacaagagcAGGGTGAGGTGAAGCATGTGGGGGTTTACTTCAGGGCACATTACGTCGTATGAATGCGAGCGTATACTGCGGTTTGCCCTTACAGTAACATGAGCTGGATGCACTGCGTCAGATGATCCCAGGAGTAGCCCGTGAGCAGGTGGAGGACGGTGGTCCAGCTGGGGGAGATCTGCAGGCAGATTCTGGACGCAGCTATGCAGGCAGCTGCCACCTGAGAAGGCCTGAAGCTCAGGAAAGCATGATCTACAACAAAGACGCATTGAAACATGTTATGTTATATCCTCAGTGATTTTACCACAGTTAAGAGACTGTTAGGCATGAAACATTTATACAGTGGCTGCATCATCAGTATGCTTAATACGGCATCAATTACTGACATATAAaccatataaaataatagtaaagtatttattaagcatataaataaaacaataaaaaaaaattacattcttgaaataaacaattcgtccaattaaacaaaaactgacactttgattttatatattaataattatgttaATGTCACAGCATGgagatttgaattttttttcatcaCCTTGCAACGAAACCTCCAGGAAGTAGTGCGTGTATTTGTCCATGAAGGCTTTGGTCTTGGACATGGAGGAGAGGGGCCAGCCGTTGTGCAGGTCCCCCTCCTGGACAGCAGCGTGGAGGTAGTAGTCAATGAAATGGGCCGGTGTGGGCATGCACAGGTTCCATCCGAACGTCTCCAGCAGCAACAGCTCCATCTTGAGGAGGTCACGTTTGTTGAGGGTGAGGTTCAGACTGCACATGAAGCCCAGTGTGTTCAGCTGCTCCAGTTTGGGCACACGGTCCTCTTTCTCCTCAAACTTACctgtgcaaaaacaaacaaaagtatcgGAGGTTAAGTTTGACGTTAACTGCTTTGTTTCAACTACAATGTTCAAATATGAATGCATGGATTTTCCCGCTGGTATTCCAGACATCACATCAGAGATATCTTGATGCAGATTCATGACGTGCAATAGATGAAAGTAAGGACCTTTTATAGCTTTATAGCCTTGTTTAAGAATCTGCCGTTATCAGATATGACTAAGATCTAAGACATTCTTGATCTAAGAACCATCCATCGCTGTGCTCCATTCACATACTTGGGTTTCTTTAAAAGGATTTGCATTGACATCATTAAGGTGAGGCATTTTGTGAATTCCTGGAATGAGAGAGCACAGCTGCCTCACAGTGAATTAGCCCTTCTCTGCAGAATTCCTTTGTTCTCTTCGTGCTAGGTGTTAATATCCTTTCCCCAAAATCCAAGGCTCTGTGGTATTGCTTCCCCTGCGGTCTTGTGCTCCAACAATAAGGGTCCCAAGAGTAGCCCATGACCTCTGACTTCTGCAGCTCATGCCTGAGCGCTCACAGACCCCTCAGATCGCTGGCTGGCGTGGAGGAGAAACAGTCCAAACAGACAAGAGACACCAAAGTCACACCTTCATTCCTCGAGACTTCCAAAAACTCTTTCCTCTTAAAGGAAACGCAAGCACTATGAGGTCTTTACGTCATGACACTGAGTATCATATACTTGCATATGTGCATTTTTTACGCACGAGTCCTTTGTTCATGTATCGGGTTGCACTGTTTGAACtcgatgtgtttttgtgtgcCGCCAACAAAGACAAAGCATAGAAAACGTGTTGCCTATTTATTGTCTTTCACATCATCACATTTAATTCAAGCTCAAATACAATTTCTTTTGTCACATTACTGTAGACTCAGCAGACGAACAGGGAACACTGGTGGACATTCACGGTCAAAAACACTCAGCTGACAAAAAAGCCACTGCACAGTGTTTTTTCTTAATTATCCGCGGTGTACAAATTCTTTTCATAAGCATCAAACCACAGGGAGCATCTGTGACACTAATCTGAATATCAGGAACCCTGCTGAGTGTTTCAGTTCAAACATGCCCCTCTAGGGTTCTCATCCTTCTGAGGAGAGGGCTGGCCTGCATTCGACATGCTACTTTACACCGTTTAGTTAAAAAGGAGCGCGCCGCAGCCCCATTAGCTACAGAACAGATATACAATTTCAACAGGGCTTCTTGCTGAAAATGAGAGAGTAACAAAGGATTCGGGTTTCACCTCATCTCGTTTTCGTTATCCCTTGAAATGCAGAAAACATTCTGCTAATAATAGAAATcagatctgatgaagaaaaaccAGTTTGACGACATGCATCGTGCATTCAATTGGTTACCATAAAAAAAACCCATCACCCCAGCTCAGGACAGGAAATGAGCCTGATATCTCATCCTCTCCTCCTCCAACAGTTTTCAGCTAAAAGAATGAGAGCGGGTGGGTGTTGGGGGCTAATTGCACTGATAACATCAACCTCAAGTGTTTTCGTCCACGCATATCCTCAAGCTGCAAATGGCCATCATTCATCCCTGGACGGTTTCACCTGAAAGCCTTTTGTTCATTTCCTCGGTTTCAGAATAGTAATGTTTTCACTCAGCTagtttttaaaagttgaaatCTGGGCACGGCACAAATTATGCTGATTCAGCCTTCGAGATGATCATCCTGTGTTAATACGCAGTTCAATATGGTCTGGCTTTAAATTACACCAGCGTAAAAAAAGCTTTAACTAGGGGCGCTCCGATCAGGATTGTTGAGGCCGATCACAGAAAGCGGTATCGGCCGATCCGATCACTGATACCGATCTTTATAAAGCCTACTTTTTATCATGTATTATAGTGATTATCCAATCaagatttttagacatttattcagggcctgaatttcatttttggaaatTAATTCCTCTcttaggtgactttttttttatttgaggggggtattttttagacatttttcaaaaaaaaatatatatctcacCTAAATGATTGATCATGcactgtattttagtttttacaatcGTGTAATTGCTGCACAATAGCTTACACAGCGCAAGCCTGATTTTGTGAGCTGTATGTGAGGTTCACACATATTCTGAGTGTGTAAAACACAGACTATAATTATTCGCATTTTTGGCGCAATTACTACATTTTGTCAATGCAAGTTCATATTAACCGCAAACAATGTTCTGTTACGTTAATTCAGCACGTGCAGCACCGCAAAAATTTGATTCTGTGCGGAAACGATCTCTTCGCTGCTGCAGCATTTAAGACCTCCCCTGGTAAAAGAGGGCTAAAATGAATATTAAGAtgggatttttttaataatatgaaatcaCAAACCAGGCTGTTCTATGCAAACACAGCAGCTCCCTACCATTGGTCATAATAAGTCTTGGTCTGAATGGAAACTTTCCAATGCTCTTAGCTTTAGGCTGAGTTCAGCCCTGCCCCACACACATTGACTGCAGGCGACTTAGAGAAACCCAACAATGGCCACAGCCGCCTGAATCAATGATTTAGGGAAAGGGAGGGATATTTTAACAAGGATCATGAGCGAAGCCATTATTCATTCAGTCAAAAGCAACTAATTAATCCCCGAACACTGCCAATTGCCAGCCAACGCAAAACAACCCTCCCCCAATCAAGAGGCGGCCATAATGAGGGTCAGAAGAATGAGAGATGCCATTTAAAGACAACCTTTTGATTATTCGGGTCAGTATTGTACAAATGCAGATGCCGAAAGCACTCTGAATTAATTGTCATTTTGGTCGCTCCAGATTTTAATCTGTTAAAAACACCACCACATGGcaacacaaccccccccccccgctATCTTATCTCTCTTGCTTTGTTTGTGTGCGAGCAGACGTGTCACCACTGATAACATGTC
Coding sequences within:
- the LOC113064059 gene encoding cyclin-J-like encodes the protein MGKMESEGQWWKSQLAADIHQALRIKELKLPTYQAQSPQIGMRRYFADLLAVLSNRYQLCPTARHLAVYLLDLFMDHYDVAVRQLYVIALSCLLLASKFEEKEDRVPKLEQLNTLGFMCSLNLTLNKRDLLKMELLLLETFGWNLCMPTPAHFIDYYLHAAVQEGDLHNGWPLSSMSKTKAFMDKYTHYFLEVSLQDHAFLSFRPSQVAAACIAASRICLQISPSWTTVLHLLTGYSWDHLTQCIQLMLLAHDNDVKEANKSKSSPSASQSLQPQALIPHSPATPALQRQPISSSQQLLLQASRYPQLPQHSPALSQLHMLADCQVLGPVGSREYLQPHQAGLLSASVPASSFASFPSLASGLRGLPLQGPISMQVSVVPERHCLGLTYGSGYLSSHHSFTAGCFDR